In a single window of the Coregonus clupeaformis isolate EN_2021a chromosome 10, ASM2061545v1, whole genome shotgun sequence genome:
- the LOC121574815 gene encoding E3 ubiquitin-protein ligase PDZRN3-B-like isoform X2: protein MGCSLCTMQKPEEQYKLLYEVFQVNGKDLSKVTHNQAVEVFRTAKEPIMVQVLRRVPRPKPSIPASDTQVVDISTQTDITFQHIIALTKLPAAAPTVAVLEQYLMPEEHSPGHEYFDPNDFLEGMQLEMEREELEYEEVDLYRANIQDKLGLTVCYRTDDEDETGIYVSEIDPNSIAAKDGRIREGDRIIQINGIEIQNREDAVALLTSEENQNVCLLVARPEIQLDEGWMDDDRNDFLDDLHMDMLEQQHHQAMQFTASMLQQKKHEEDGGTTDTATLLSNHHEKDSGVGRTDESTRTDESTRNDESSEQENLGDDQTTASNTLGSRRMLTYSQDTLGSTDLPFSSESFISADYDHADFLGIPADECERFRELLELKCQVRSAGGPQGLYCQSAGSGSAEEGVDKELDILNEELRSIELECLNIVRAHKMQQLREQYRESWMLHNSGFRNYNTSVDVRRHELSDINELPEKSDKDSSSAYNTGESCRSTPLTLELSPDNSLCRGAENQGEPGAYSSAGLNNRILKPLLSPVQESDGPSRIRPSSSKESECGLQAEETECKLGESTHKLAQPRSPYKHAHIPAHAQHYQSYMQLIQQKSAVEYAQSQMSLVSLVSRGDPVTPGDMLEPKKEWKVKIRSDGTRYITKRPIRDKLLKERALRIREERSGMTTDDDAISELKIGRYWSKEERKQHAVRAKEQKQRREFMKQSRADCLKEQASLDDDKKEPNIIELSHKKMMKKRNKKIFDNWMTIQELLTHGAKSPDGTRVYNSLLSVTTV, encoded by the exons CAGGTGGTAGACATCAGCACCCAGACAGACATCACCTTCCAACACATCATTGCCCTCACCAAGCTCCCTGCCGCCGCCCCCACCGTGGCTGTACTGGAGCAATACCTAATGCCTGAGGA GCATTCCCCTGGGCACGAGTACTTTGACCCCAATGATTTCCTGGAGGGCATGCAGCTGGAGATGGAGCGAGAGGAGCTGGAATATGAG GAAGTGGATTTGTACAGAGCCAACATCCAGGACAAGCTTGGTTTGACTGTCTGCTACAGGACTGACGATGAGGACGAGACTGGGATCTACGTCAGTGAG ATTGACCCAAACAGCATCGCTGCAAAGGATGGCAggatcagagagggagatagaATTATCCAG ATCAATGGAATTGAGATCCAGAACCGAGAGGATGCTGTGGCTTTGTTGACCAGTGAGGAGAATCAGAATGTGTGCCTACTGGTGGCCAGACCAGAGATCCAG CTGGATGAGGGTTGGATGGATGACGACAGGAACGACTTCCTGGATGACCTCCACATGGACATGCTGGAGCAGCAGCACCACCAGGCCATGCAGTTCACCGCCAGCATGCTGCAGCAG AAGAAGCATGAGGAGGATGGTGGAACAACGGACACAGCCACCCTGTTGTCCAACCACCACGAGAAGGACAGTGGGGTTGGCCGCACCGACGAGAGCACGCGCACCGACGAGAGCACGCGCAATGACGAGAGCTCTGAGCAGGAGAACCTGGGGGACGACCAGACCACGGCCTCCAACACGCTGGGCAGCCGCAGGATGCTGACCTATAGCCAGGACACCCTGGGTAGCACTGACCTGCCCTTCAGCAGTGAGTCCTTCATCTCTGCAGACTATGACCATGCTGACTTCCTGGGTATCCCCGCCGACGAGTGCGAGCGCTTCCGAGAGCTCCTGGAGCTGAAGTGCCAGGTGAGGAGCGCGGGGGGCCCCCAGGGCCTGTACTGCCAGAGTGCCGGGTCCGGAAGTGCCGAGGAGGGGGTGGACAAGGAGCTGGACATCCTGAACGAGGAGCTGCGCAGCATCGAGCTTGAGTGCCTCAACATCGTCCGGGCCCACAAGATGCAGCAGCTGAGGGAACAGTACCGCGAGTCCTGGATGCTGCACAACAGCGGCTTCCGCAACTACAACACCAGCGTCGATGTGCGCCGCCACGAGCTCTCCGACATCAACGAGCTGCCCGAGAAATCGGACAAGGACAGCTCCAGCGCCTACAACACCGGAGAGAGCTGCCGCAGTACCCCCCTCACCCTGGAGCTGTCCCCAGACAACTCTCTCTGCAGGGGGGCAGAGAACCAGGGCGAGCCCGGGGCCTACAGCAGCGCAGGGCTCAACAACAGGATCCTCAagcccctgctgtctcctgtccaAGAATCCGATGGCCCCAGCAGAATCAGGCCCTCCTCCTCTAAGGAGTCTGAGTGTGGCCTGCAGGCGGAGGAGACGGAGTGTAAGCTGGGAGAGTCTACTCACAAGCTGGCCCAGCCCCGCTCCCCATACAAACATGCCCACATCCCGGCACACGCCCAGCACTACCAGAGCTACATGCAGCTGATCCAGCAGAAGTCTGCCGTGGAGTACGCTCAGAGCCAAATGAGCCTGGTCAGTCTGGTCAGCCGCGGTGACCCTGTGACCCCCGGAGACATGCTGGAGCCCAAGAAGGAGTGGAAGGTGAAGATCCGCAGCGATGGCACACGCTACATCACCAAGAGGCCCATCAGGGACAAGCTGCTGAAGGAGCGCGCCCTGCGTATCCGCGAGGAGCGCAGCGGCATGACCACAGACGATGACGCCATCAGCGAGCTGAAGATAGGACGGTACTGGAGcaaggaggagaggaagcagcaTGCGGTGCGCGCCAAGGAGCAGAAGCAGCGCCGCGAGTTCATGAAGCAGAGCCGCGCTGACTGCCTGAAGGAACAGGCCAGCCTGGATGACGACAAGAAGGAGCCCAACATCATCGAGCTGAGCCACAAAAAGATGATGAAAAAGAGGAACAAGAAAATCTTTGACAATTGGATGACTATCCAGGAACTTTTGACCCATGGTGCTAAGTCGCCTGACGGCACGCGAGTGTACAACTCCCTCCTGTCCGTCACCACAGTGTAG